Proteins from one Podospora pseudocomata strain CBS 415.72m chromosome 4, whole genome shotgun sequence genomic window:
- a CDS encoding hypothetical protein (EggNog:ENOG503P8GX), which yields MSLLRTTLRRPLPPLPISSSLALTRQYNPSLPRQAYKDDQDRTSLKPRPNDSTKSGSDDEAAECATAFDPTVTDPDLEFQSCWKGPYDNPLEASGANREISKETNERAEEKQAPRDGKTRESHSSKEGKKAGRMTSSFPK from the coding sequence ATGtccctcctccgcaccaccctccgccgccccctgcctccccttcccatttcctcctcccttgccCTAACCCGTCAATAcaacccctctctcccccgTCAAGCCTACAAGGACGACCAAGACCGCACCTCACTCAAACCCCGACCCAACGATTCCACCAAATCTGGTTCGGacgacgaagccgccgagTGCGCCACAGCCTTCGACCCAACCGTCACAGACCCCGACTTGGAATTCCAATCCTGCTGGAAGGGGCCGTATGACAACCCCTTGGAAGCCTCGGGAGCCAACCGGGAAATATCAAAGGAAACAAACGAGAGGGCAGAGGAGAAACAAGCACCGCGGGATGGCAAGACGAGGGAGAGCCACTCTAGtaaggaggggaagaaggcggggaggatgacgagtTCTTTTCCAAAATGA
- a CDS encoding hypothetical protein (EggNog:ENOG503P3YZ; COG:O) has protein sequence MASQYEGKLPHLEHNIKTPPPPTRRRQIDMSTFTSHLSSTITPDHITNPHSIPNPVDLSAAFRLVQDQFLTLASSAPSQENQSFLLSLAQSLEEDTLHPPTSLEGTSQEFVDSLDRVPRKSLSPDDKCPICMENFLDDPYCLVAELPCGGRHRLDLECVGPWLRTKGTCPCCRADLGERKKRKEAEEREKEKGKKQEVEEEDDMDGLYA, from the exons ATGGCCTCCCAATACGAAGGCAAGCTcccccacc tCGAACACAACAtcaaaaccccccctccccccacccgccgccgccaaatAGACATGTCTaccttcacctcccacctcagctccaccatcacccccgacCACATCACAAACCCCCactccatcccaaacccagtcgacctctccgccgccttccGCCTAGTTCAAGACCAgttcctcaccctcgcctcctcggccccttCCCAAGAAAACCagtccttcctcctctccctcgcccagtCTCTCGAGGAGGACACGCTCCACCCCCCGACCTCCCTCGAGGGCACCTCCCAGGAGTTCGTCGACTCCCTCGATCGCGTCCCGCGCAagtccctctcccccgacgACAAATGTCCCATCTGCATGGAGAACTTCCTCGACGATCCCTACTGCTTGGTGGCTGAGCTCCCTTGCGGGGGGAGACACAGGTTGGATCTGGAATGTGTCGGCCCATGGTTGAGAACAAAGGGGACGTGCCCTTGCTGTAGGGCTGACTTGGGAGAGcgaaaaaagaggaaggaggcggaagagagggagaaggagaagggcaagaaacaagaggtggaggaggaggacgataTGGATGGGTTATATGCTTAA